One genomic window of Punica granatum isolate Tunisia-2019 chromosome 1, ASM765513v2, whole genome shotgun sequence includes the following:
- the LOC116209725 gene encoding thioredoxin H-type-like isoform X1: protein MGHCLAKHQADGNNSEQHVEFAGGNVQLITTKESWDQKLAEAAKEGKTVIANFSATWCGPCRMIAPFYSDLSVEHPSLMFLLVDVDELTDFSTSWDIKATPTFFFLRDGQQVDKLVGANKPELQKKITAILDLLPQTQCQS from the exons ATGGGTCATTGTTTAGCTAAG CATCAGGCAGATGGAAATAATTCTGAACAGCATGTGGAGTTTGCTGGTGGGAATGTGCAGCTCATTACCACTAAAGAGAGTTGGGATCAAAAGCTTGCAGAAGCAGCGAAGGAAGGCAAAACT GTTATTGCAAATTTTAGTGCAACCTGGTGTGGTCCTTGTAGAATGATTGCTCCATTCTACTCCGATTTATCCGTCGAACACCCTTCTCTAATGTTCCTATTGGTGGACGTGGATGAACTCACT GACTTTAGCACATCATGGGATATTAAAGCCACTCCaactttcttcttccttaGGGATGGGCAGCAAGTGGACAAGCTTGTTGGCGCGAACAAGCCCGAGCTTCAGAAGAAGATAACAGCCATCCTAGATCTACTGCCCCAAACCCAATGTCAAAGTTGA
- the LOC116209725 gene encoding thioredoxin H-type-like isoform X2, with the protein MGHCLAKADGNNSEQHVEFAGGNVQLITTKESWDQKLAEAAKEGKTVIANFSATWCGPCRMIAPFYSDLSVEHPSLMFLLVDVDELTDFSTSWDIKATPTFFFLRDGQQVDKLVGANKPELQKKITAILDLLPQTQCQS; encoded by the exons ATGGGTCATTGTTTAGCTAAG GCAGATGGAAATAATTCTGAACAGCATGTGGAGTTTGCTGGTGGGAATGTGCAGCTCATTACCACTAAAGAGAGTTGGGATCAAAAGCTTGCAGAAGCAGCGAAGGAAGGCAAAACT GTTATTGCAAATTTTAGTGCAACCTGGTGTGGTCCTTGTAGAATGATTGCTCCATTCTACTCCGATTTATCCGTCGAACACCCTTCTCTAATGTTCCTATTGGTGGACGTGGATGAACTCACT GACTTTAGCACATCATGGGATATTAAAGCCACTCCaactttcttcttccttaGGGATGGGCAGCAAGTGGACAAGCTTGTTGGCGCGAACAAGCCCGAGCTTCAGAAGAAGATAACAGCCATCCTAGATCTACTGCCCCAAACCCAATGTCAAAGTTGA